One stretch of Oceanimonas pelagia DNA includes these proteins:
- a CDS encoding peptide ABC transporter ATP-binding protein translates to MPLLDIRNLTIEIDTPQGMVKAVDKFSLTLAEGEIRGLVGESGSGKSLVAQTIVGIARDTWRVTADRMYLDNVDLQSLSPKERRLLMGRDMAMIFQEPATSLDPSEKIGAQLVEAIPSRSFQGKWWQRWHWRRNQAIGLLHRVGIRDHKMVMNAYPFQLSDGECQKVMIAMAIANQPKLLVADEPTNAMEATNQAQIFRLLERVNKLSGTTILLIGNDITSFAHLTHNITVMYCGQAVESGTRDQLLTRPHHPYTAALLQMMPDLDGSLPHKSRLNTLPGVIPPLQSLPIGCRLGPRCPRAQRQCVVAPPLAKYKGQSYYCHFPLNMPEGKKK, encoded by the coding sequence ATGCCACTGCTGGATATTCGCAATCTCACCATTGAAATCGACACCCCCCAGGGCATGGTCAAGGCGGTGGACAAGTTCAGCCTGACCCTGGCCGAGGGGGAAATCCGCGGCCTGGTGGGCGAGTCGGGCTCGGGCAAGAGCCTGGTGGCCCAGACCATAGTGGGCATTGCCCGGGACACCTGGCGGGTGACCGCCGATCGCATGTATCTGGACAACGTGGACCTGCAGAGCCTGTCGCCCAAAGAGCGGCGGCTGCTGATGGGCCGGGACATGGCGATGATCTTTCAGGAGCCCGCCACCAGCCTGGATCCGTCGGAAAAAATCGGCGCCCAGCTGGTGGAGGCCATTCCGTCCCGCAGTTTTCAGGGCAAATGGTGGCAACGCTGGCACTGGCGGCGCAATCAGGCCATTGGCCTGCTGCACCGGGTGGGCATACGGGATCACAAAATGGTGATGAACGCCTACCCGTTTCAGCTTTCCGACGGCGAATGCCAGAAGGTGATGATCGCCATGGCCATTGCCAACCAGCCCAAGCTGCTGGTGGCCGACGAGCCCACCAACGCCATGGAAGCCACCAACCAGGCACAGATATTCCGCCTGCTGGAGCGGGTCAACAAGCTGTCGGGCACCACCATTTTGCTGATCGGCAACGACATCACCAGCTTTGCCCACCTAACCCACAACATTACCGTCATGTATTGCGGCCAGGCGGTGGAGTCGGGCACCCGGGATCAGCTGCTGACCCGGCCTCATCATCCCTACACCGCCGCCCTGCTGCAGATGATGCCGGATCTCGACGGCAGCCTGCCCCACAAGTCCCGGCTGAATACCTTGCCGGGCGTGATCCCGCCGCTGCAGAGCCTGCCCATCGGCTGCCGGCTGGGGCCGCGCTGCCCGCGGGCCCAGCGCCAGTGCGTGGTGGCGCCGCCGCTGGCCAAATACAAGGGGCAGAGCTATTACTGTCACTTTCCCCTCAACATGCCGGAGGGCAAAAAGAAATGA
- a CDS encoding ABC transporter permease subunit: MPARANIYPELQVRSPRERAWQLFRKNTLAMVGLWGLGMLCLLTLLGPWLAPYAPYEQFSEALLLPPSWADEGNVDFFLGTDDLGRDMLSRLINGARLTFGNAVLVVMVALLTGSAIGILGGMSRGLKASVLNHLLDTLLSIPSLLLAIIFVAILGPGLFNTLIAITLALIPQYIRATYNSVSEEMQKEYITAIRLDGGNAWRILRFGIVPNLSDTLVSQTTRALSAAMLDITAVGFLGLGAQPPKPEWGAMLSDAMDLVFLAPWTVTLPGLAILFSVLVVNMVGEGLRQAINEVMD; this comes from the coding sequence ATGCCAGCCAGGGCTAACATCTATCCCGAGTTACAGGTGCGTTCGCCCCGGGAGCGGGCCTGGCAGCTGTTTCGCAAGAACACCCTGGCCATGGTGGGGCTGTGGGGCCTGGGCATGCTGTGCCTCCTTACCCTGCTGGGCCCCTGGCTGGCCCCCTACGCCCCCTATGAACAGTTCAGCGAGGCCCTGCTGCTGCCGCCGTCCTGGGCCGATGAGGGCAATGTGGACTTTTTTCTCGGCACCGATGATCTGGGCCGGGACATGCTCTCCAGGCTGATTAACGGCGCCCGGCTCACCTTTGGCAACGCCGTGCTGGTGGTGATGGTGGCGCTGCTGACGGGCAGCGCCATCGGAATTCTCGGCGGCATGAGCCGGGGTCTCAAGGCCAGCGTGCTCAATCACCTGCTCGACACTTTGCTGTCGATTCCCTCGCTGCTGCTGGCCATCATCTTTGTGGCCATTCTCGGCCCGGGGCTGTTCAACACCCTGATCGCCATTACCCTGGCGCTCATTCCCCAGTACATTCGCGCCACCTACAACTCGGTGTCGGAAGAAATGCAGAAGGAATACATCACCGCCATTCGCCTGGACGGCGGCAATGCCTGGCGCATTCTGCGCTTTGGCATTGTGCCCAATCTGAGCGACACCCTGGTGAGCCAGACCACCCGGGCGCTGTCGGCGGCCATGCTCGACATCACCGCCGTGGGCTTTCTCGGCCTGGGCGCCCAGCCACCCAAGCCGGAATGGGGCGCCATGCTGTCGGACGCCATGGATCTGGTGTTTCTGGCCCCCTGGACCGTGACCCTGCCAGGGCTGGCCATTCTGTTCAGCGTGCTGGTGGTGAACATGGTGGGTGAAGGCCTGCGCCAGGCCATTAACGAGGTAATGGACTGA
- a CDS encoding ABC transporter permease, with protein sequence MLIYLLRRFNLLVSTLLLLTLIAYGLEFRLLQQGEGDFWHGYWLFLQDLLAGDFGVSSATGLPVLGALGQYFPATLELCLAAFVISLVVGVPVGTLAAVRQGRWQDTLILTGTLVGYSVPVFWLGLLLVMLFSLHLGWLPVSGQLSLLYDITPVTGIMTIDTLLTDHPHKWESFVDALRHLVLPALVLAIVPTTEVIRQIRSALLDVLKQNYIRAALTKGFSDTHVVLRHGLRNAFPMAIPTLGLQFGTVLTSAMMTEIVFDWPGLGRWLVTSISLQDYAAIKGGTLAIATFTIVASVGMDILSTLIYPIRRKAIYASQG encoded by the coding sequence ATGCTGATTTACCTGCTGCGACGCTTCAACCTGCTGGTGAGCACCCTGCTGCTGCTCACCCTGATCGCCTACGGCCTGGAGTTTCGCCTGCTGCAACAGGGCGAAGGCGACTTCTGGCACGGTTACTGGCTGTTTCTGCAGGATCTGCTGGCGGGCGATTTCGGTGTGTCCAGCGCCACCGGGCTGCCGGTGCTGGGGGCGCTGGGGCAGTATTTCCCGGCCACCCTGGAGCTGTGCCTGGCGGCCTTTGTGATCTCCCTGGTGGTGGGCGTGCCGGTGGGCACCCTGGCGGCGGTGCGCCAGGGACGCTGGCAGGACACCCTGATCCTCACCGGCACCCTGGTGGGCTATTCGGTGCCGGTGTTCTGGCTCGGGCTGTTGCTGGTGATGCTGTTCTCCCTGCACCTGGGCTGGCTGCCGGTGTCGGGCCAGCTCAGCCTGCTCTATGACATCACCCCGGTCACCGGCATCATGACCATCGACACCCTGCTGACCGATCATCCCCACAAGTGGGAGTCGTTTGTCGATGCCCTGCGCCACCTGGTGCTGCCGGCGCTGGTGCTGGCCATCGTGCCCACCACGGAAGTGATCCGGCAAATTCGCAGTGCCCTGCTGGACGTACTCAAGCAGAATTACATTCGCGCGGCCCTGACCAAGGGCTTCAGCGACACCCACGTGGTGCTGCGCCACGGCCTGCGCAATGCCTTTCCCATGGCCATTCCCACCCTGGGGCTGCAGTTCGGCACCGTGCTGACCTCGGCCATGATGACCGAAATCGTGTTCGACTGGCCAGGTCTGGGACGCTGGCTGGTGACCAGCATTTCGCTGCAGGACTATGCCGCCATCAAGGGCGGCACCCTGGCCATCGCCACCTTTACCATCGTCGCCAGCGTGGGCATGGACATTCTCTCGACCCTGATCTACCCCATCAGAAGGAAGGCCATTTATGCCAGCCAGGGCTAA
- a CDS encoding ABC transporter substrate-binding protein: MRFWLCWLTALLLAGCDGSDRQLAKESLLYCAEGAPLTFNPQLAASTQTLDATAHQLYDRLLDINPVTLQPEPALALSWHRSDDGLRYRFTLRPGVQFHHTAGFTPSRPFNADDVVFSFQRLIDGNHPYHAVSGGHYPFFDSIGLSGLIREVRALGPREVEFVLSRPDASFITNLATDYAVILSAEYGAQLLAAGTPALLDQQPVGTGPFLLAQYRIDDFIRYHRHPGYWRGEVALAQLVFDITPKSSKRLAKLLTGECDVMAHPGASQMAVIKSHPELVLDQATGMNVSVLALNTQKPPFDDVRVRKALALALSRDDILQAVYFGIGSAAESVLPPVSWGYHPNLLMPLPDAARARWLLAQAELADGFDMTLLLPAGARSFNPDSLKTGQLIQRRLGELGIRVRLQSLEEQILRRELMAGEQDAVLTGWSADNPDPDNILHNLLSCQAIATGTNASRWCHPLFERQLAAALTAPNLSERIGYYHRAQEIMQLDMPLIPLNHTLKQQAHRRTVHGLQLRPYGGVALRQAWKE; the protein is encoded by the coding sequence ATGCGTTTCTGGCTATGCTGGCTCACCGCCCTGCTGCTGGCGGGATGTGACGGCAGTGACCGACAACTGGCAAAAGAAAGCCTGCTTTACTGCGCGGAAGGCGCCCCTCTGACCTTCAACCCGCAGCTGGCCGCCTCCACCCAGACTCTGGACGCCACCGCCCACCAGCTTTACGACCGCCTGCTGGACATCAACCCCGTCACCCTGCAGCCGGAGCCGGCGCTGGCACTGAGCTGGCACCGCAGCGACGACGGCCTGCGCTACCGCTTTACCCTGCGCCCCGGCGTGCAGTTTCATCATACCGCCGGCTTTACCCCCAGCCGGCCGTTCAATGCCGACGACGTGGTGTTCAGCTTTCAGCGGCTTATCGACGGCAACCACCCCTATCACGCCGTCAGCGGCGGCCATTATCCTTTCTTCGACAGCATTGGCCTGAGCGGGCTGATCCGCGAGGTCAGGGCACTGGGGCCGCGGGAAGTGGAATTTGTGCTGAGCCGCCCCGATGCCTCCTTTATTACCAACCTGGCCACCGACTACGCCGTGATCCTGTCGGCGGAATACGGCGCGCAGCTGCTGGCGGCGGGCACTCCCGCGCTGCTGGATCAGCAGCCCGTGGGCACCGGCCCCTTTTTGCTGGCCCAGTACCGCATTGACGACTTTATTCGCTATCACCGCCACCCCGGCTACTGGCGGGGCGAGGTGGCGCTGGCCCAGCTGGTGTTCGACATCACCCCCAAGTCGTCGAAGCGGCTGGCCAAGCTGCTCACCGGCGAGTGCGATGTGATGGCCCACCCCGGCGCCAGCCAGATGGCGGTGATCAAGTCTCACCCCGAGCTGGTGCTGGATCAGGCCACCGGCATGAATGTATCGGTGTTGGCGCTCAACACGCAAAAGCCGCCCTTTGACGATGTGCGGGTGCGCAAGGCGCTGGCACTGGCGCTGTCTCGCGACGACATTCTGCAGGCGGTATATTTCGGCATCGGCTCTGCCGCCGAGTCGGTGCTGCCGCCGGTGTCCTGGGGCTACCACCCCAACCTGCTGATGCCCCTGCCCGATGCCGCGCGGGCCCGCTGGCTGCTGGCCCAGGCGGAGCTGGCAGACGGCTTTGACATGACCCTGCTGCTGCCGGCGGGGGCGCGCAGCTTTAACCCCGACAGCCTCAAAACCGGCCAGCTGATCCAGCGCCGGCTGGGCGAGCTCGGCATTCGAGTGAGATTGCAGAGCCTGGAAGAGCAGATCCTGCGCCGGGAGCTGATGGCCGGCGAGCAGGATGCGGTGCTCACCGGCTGGTCCGCCGACAACCCGGATCCCGACAACATATTGCACAACCTGCTCAGCTGCCAGGCCATTGCCACCGGCACCAACGCCAGCCGCTGGTGCCACCCGCTGTTTGAGCGGCAACTGGCGGCGGCCCTCACCGCCCCCAACCTGAGCGAGCGCATCGGCTATTACCATCGGGCCCAGGAAATCATGCAACTGGACATGCCGCTCATTCCCCTTAACCATACCCTCAAGCAACAGGCCCACCGGCGCACGGTGCACGGCCTGCAACTGCGGCCCTACGGCGGCGTGGCCCTGCGCCAGGCCTGGAAGGAGTAG
- the pspF gene encoding phage shock protein operon transcriptional activator has translation MDNELIGQSNALLGVLDEVSRLAPLNRPVLVVGERGTGKELVAHRLHYLSARWQQPFVSINCATLAESLLESELFGHEAGAFTGAQKRHAGRFERADGGTLFLDELATTSPRVQEKLLRVIEYGEFERVGGSQPVRVDVRLLCATNQDLPALVKKGEFRADLLDRLAFDVVTLPPLRAREQDVLQLAEHFAVKWCAELGRPLFAGFAPEARRQLLSHDWPGNVRELKSAVERSLCRQRAPDQPLEGLCLDPFASPWQPAHREQGGAEVNWPLDLKTHLASQERTLVQTALVRARYNQRQAAGLLGLSYHQLRGLLRKHAVATSVTTTAEHKD, from the coding sequence ATGGACAACGAGCTTATTGGCCAGTCCAACGCCCTGCTCGGGGTGCTGGACGAAGTGTCCCGGCTGGCGCCCCTCAACCGGCCGGTGCTGGTGGTGGGCGAGCGCGGCACCGGCAAGGAGCTGGTGGCGCACCGGCTGCATTACCTGTCGGCCCGCTGGCAACAGCCCTTTGTCTCCATCAACTGCGCCACCCTGGCGGAAAGCCTGCTGGAAAGCGAGCTGTTCGGCCACGAAGCCGGCGCCTTTACCGGCGCGCAAAAACGCCATGCAGGGCGTTTTGAGCGGGCCGACGGCGGCACCCTGTTTCTCGACGAGCTGGCCACCACCAGCCCGCGGGTGCAGGAAAAGCTGCTCAGAGTCATTGAATATGGCGAATTTGAACGGGTGGGCGGCAGCCAGCCGGTGCGGGTGGACGTGCGCCTGCTGTGCGCCACCAACCAGGACCTGCCCGCCCTGGTCAAAAAAGGCGAGTTCCGCGCCGATCTGCTTGATAGACTGGCCTTTGATGTGGTTACATTGCCGCCCCTGCGCGCCCGTGAGCAGGATGTGCTGCAACTGGCCGAGCACTTTGCGGTGAAATGGTGCGCCGAGCTGGGCCGGCCGCTGTTTGCCGGCTTTGCGCCCGAGGCGCGCCGGCAGCTGCTCAGCCATGACTGGCCGGGCAACGTACGCGAGCTGAAAAGCGCGGTGGAGCGCAGCCTGTGCCGCCAGCGCGCGCCCGATCAGCCCCTTGAAGGCCTGTGCCTGGATCCCTTTGCCTCGCCCTGGCAACCCGCCCACCGGGAACAAGGCGGTGCCGAAGTAAACTGGCCGCTGGATCTGAAAACCCATCTGGCGTCACAGGAGCGGACGCTGGTGCAGACGGCCCTGGTGCGGGCCCGTTATAATCAGCGCCAGGCGGCCGGGCTGCTGGGGTTGAGTTATCACCAGCTGCGCGGCCTGCTGCGTAAACATGCCGTGGCAACGTCGGTAACGACAACCGCGGAACACAAGGACTGA
- the pspA gene encoding phage shock protein PspA, with product MSIFSRMADIINANLNALLDKAEDPEKMVRLIIQEMEDELVRERSNLARFLAEKKDLLRQIERHRERVEEWQGKAELALTKQREDLARAALLEKKKQSELLAALEQECTLVEESMNKLSDAIAKLEAKLADARARQQAMQLRQQSAQSRIQVQERVRRSENQSAIDKFDRMERKIDELEARADLYSQSKGLEQEFAELEVDDAISKELERLKAKMHDNKEQQ from the coding sequence ATGAGCATCTTTTCCAGAATGGCCGACATCATCAATGCCAACCTCAACGCCCTGCTCGACAAGGCCGAGGATCCGGAAAAAATGGTCCGGCTGATCATTCAGGAGATGGAAGACGAGCTGGTGCGCGAGCGCTCCAACCTGGCCCGCTTTCTCGCCGAGAAAAAGGATTTGCTGCGCCAGATTGAACGCCACCGGGAGCGGGTGGAAGAATGGCAGGGCAAGGCCGAGCTGGCGCTGACCAAACAGCGGGAAGACCTGGCCCGGGCCGCGCTGCTGGAAAAGAAAAAGCAGAGCGAACTGCTCGCCGCCCTGGAGCAGGAATGCACCCTGGTGGAAGAGAGCATGAACAAGCTTTCCGACGCCATCGCCAAGCTGGAAGCCAAGCTGGCCGATGCCCGCGCCCGCCAGCAGGCCATGCAGTTGCGCCAGCAAAGCGCTCAGAGCCGCATTCAGGTGCAGGAGCGGGTGCGCCGCAGCGAGAACCAGTCGGCCATCGACAAGTTCGACCGTATGGAGCGTAAAATCGACGAACTGGAGGCCCGGGCCGATCTCTACAGCCAGAGCAAGGGGCTGGAGCAGGAGTTTGCCGAGCTGGAGGTGGACGACGCCATCAGCAAGGAGCTGGAACGGCTCAAGGCGAAAATGCACGATAACAAGGAGCAGCAATGA
- the pspB gene encoding envelope stress response membrane protein PspB: protein MTELAWALVAPLNIFLFLVVPIWLVLHYRSKRRLDEGLDDSARTRLEQALQQSEQLAERVETLERLLDQEVPEWRRH, encoded by the coding sequence ATGACCGAACTGGCCTGGGCCCTGGTGGCCCCGTTAAACATCTTTCTGTTTCTGGTGGTGCCCATCTGGCTGGTGCTGCACTATCGCAGCAAGCGCCGGCTGGATGAGGGCCTGGACGACAGCGCCCGCACCCGTCTGGAGCAGGCCCTGCAACAGTCCGAACAGCTCGCCGAGCGGGTGGAAACCCTGGAGCGGCTGCTGGATCAGGAGGTACCGGAATGGCGTCGACACTGA
- the pspC gene encoding envelope stress response membrane protein PspC, with protein MASTLINLYRDKRNGKLGGVCAGIARRLEVEPWLVRVLAITGLLFASFLTLVLYIAAWLLLDDLPREQQEPAVQEHVKAAGWRSGLAPREALERLETRLARLNTRVAAMERLITSGEFRLRRQFNDLREDK; from the coding sequence ATGGCGTCGACACTGATCAACCTGTATCGCGACAAGCGCAACGGCAAGCTGGGCGGCGTGTGCGCCGGCATTGCCCGCCGGCTGGAGGTGGAGCCCTGGCTGGTGCGGGTGCTGGCCATTACCGGGCTGCTGTTCGCCAGTTTTCTGACCCTGGTACTCTATATCGCCGCCTGGCTGCTGCTGGACGACCTGCCGAGGGAGCAACAGGAGCCCGCTGTTCAGGAGCATGTCAAGGCCGCCGGCTGGCGCTCGGGGCTGGCTCCCCGGGAAGCACTGGAACGGCTGGAAACCCGGCTGGCCCGGCTCAACACCCGGGTCGCCGCCATGGAGCGGCTGATCACCTCCGGCGAATTTCGCCTGCGCCGCCAATTCAACGATCTGCGCGAGGATAAATGA
- a CDS encoding YcjX family protein, translated as MNKTALRQWRNKAESWVQRGLDRRLRLAVTGLSRSGKTAFITSLVNQLEHAGLDARLPHWPPAAEGRLLGSQRVPGRHHHVPAFGYEAALRQLAASPPVWPEPTRGISEITLAIRYCPKNRLKRRLQDTATLYLELVDYPGEWLLDLPLLSMSYADWSAQQRELLQTPALAGLAQPWLQAGEAIAPDSAADDAVLAPLAAAYTRWLHDIKRECGAYLVQPGRFVLPGEYQGAPMLQFVPWLWGPVPAGLNERHHYGMMETRFEHYKKHLVAGFYRDHFAGFDRQIVLVDCLSALNRGPDSFADLGRAVNAIVQSFDYGKTGWWRRLFAPRIDKLLFAATKADHLTPDQHGRLTRLLSTLVRGGHRHARLSGIDIETLALAAIKATTSGEVSHQGEAIPALQGRRLENGEPVTLYPGEVPEQLPEADFWQRQGFDFTDFAPPRWQPEQPLPHLRLDRALAFLLGDKLA; from the coding sequence ATGAACAAAACGGCTCTTCGGCAGTGGCGCAACAAGGCGGAGTCCTGGGTGCAGCGGGGGTTGGATCGCCGGCTGCGGCTGGCGGTCACGGGACTCAGCCGCAGCGGCAAGACCGCCTTTATTACCAGTCTGGTGAACCAGCTGGAGCATGCCGGGCTCGATGCCCGGCTGCCGCACTGGCCGCCGGCGGCGGAAGGCCGGCTGCTGGGCAGCCAGCGGGTGCCCGGCCGCCATCATCACGTGCCCGCCTTTGGTTACGAGGCGGCCCTGCGCCAGCTGGCCGCCAGCCCGCCGGTCTGGCCCGAGCCCACGAGGGGCATCAGTGAAATTACCCTCGCCATTCGCTATTGCCCCAAAAACCGGCTCAAGCGCCGGTTGCAGGACACCGCCACCCTCTATCTGGAGCTGGTGGACTACCCAGGTGAATGGCTGCTCGACCTGCCGCTGCTGTCGATGAGTTACGCCGACTGGAGTGCCCAGCAGCGCGAGCTGTTGCAAACGCCGGCATTGGCCGGCCTGGCGCAACCCTGGTTGCAGGCCGGTGAGGCCATTGCCCCCGACAGCGCCGCCGACGACGCCGTGCTGGCGCCCCTGGCGGCGGCCTACACCCGGTGGCTGCACGACATCAAGCGGGAATGCGGCGCCTACCTGGTGCAGCCGGGGCGCTTTGTGCTGCCCGGCGAATACCAGGGTGCGCCCATGCTGCAGTTTGTGCCCTGGCTGTGGGGCCCGGTGCCGGCGGGGCTCAACGAGCGGCATCATTACGGCATGATGGAAACCCGCTTTGAGCACTACAAAAAGCACCTGGTGGCGGGCTTTTACCGGGATCACTTCGCCGGCTTTGATCGCCAGATCGTGCTGGTGGACTGCCTCAGCGCGCTCAATCGCGGCCCCGACAGCTTTGCGGATCTGGGCCGGGCGGTAAACGCCATTGTGCAAAGCTTTGATTACGGCAAAACCGGCTGGTGGCGGCGGCTGTTTGCCCCCCGCATCGACAAGCTGCTGTTCGCCGCCACCAAGGCCGATCACCTCACCCCGGATCAGCACGGCCGGCTGACCCGGCTGCTGTCTACCCTGGTGCGGGGCGGCCATCGTCATGCCCGGCTGTCGGGCATCGACATCGAGACCCTGGCGCTGGCGGCCATCAAGGCCACCACCAGCGGTGAGGTCAGCCACCAGGGCGAAGCCATCCCCGCCCTGCAGGGCCGGCGCCTGGAGAACGGCGAGCCGGTGACCCTGTATCCGGGGGAGGTGCCGGAGCAGTTGCCCGAAGCGGACTTCTGGCAGCGCCAGGGCTTTGATTTTACCGACTTTGCGCCTCCCCGCTGGCAGCCGGAGCAGCCGCTGCCCCACCTGCGCCTGGATCGGGCGTTGGCCTTTTTACTGGGAGACAAACTCGCGTGA
- a CDS encoding YcjF family protein, producing the protein MTLKTKVILDRPLHAPEDEPLRPGQALDDNDFLQAEAKATGPMAALRPRRRHRLWRAALGLMLGLLLVHSGLSLWQTWQHSQWLGAAWSLALALLALAAGSSLWREARQLRRLERVCAQRARAEQLLAEAGHGRARGFCERLACQSGLEHSDAFAHWRAGLTGDEQDGEVLALYSRQVLAVQDRQARARVLKWSGEAAVMVAASPLAAVDMLLVLWRNLKMIEDISQCYGIRLGALSRLRLLKSVLHHMLYVGGSEAAIDAGMDLLGLELAGRLSARAGQGVGAGLLTARLGLQTMDLCRPVPWQGDEKKQLGGIRRALIDRVVKLLSKNREPGDREQGVG; encoded by the coding sequence GTGACCCTGAAAACCAAAGTGATTCTCGACCGGCCCCTGCACGCGCCAGAGGATGAGCCCCTGCGCCCCGGGCAGGCCCTTGACGATAACGACTTTCTGCAGGCCGAGGCCAAGGCCACCGGGCCGATGGCGGCGCTGCGCCCCCGGCGCCGGCACCGGCTGTGGAGAGCGGCGCTCGGTCTGATGCTGGGGTTGCTGCTGGTGCATTCCGGCCTGTCGTTGTGGCAGACCTGGCAGCACAGCCAGTGGCTGGGGGCGGCCTGGAGCCTGGCGCTGGCGTTGCTGGCGCTGGCCGCCGGCAGCAGTCTGTGGCGTGAAGCCAGGCAACTGCGCCGGCTGGAGCGGGTCTGTGCCCAGCGGGCCCGGGCCGAGCAGTTACTGGCCGAGGCCGGTCATGGCCGGGCGCGGGGGTTTTGTGAACGGCTGGCGTGCCAGAGCGGGCTGGAGCACAGCGATGCCTTTGCCCACTGGCGGGCCGGCCTGACCGGTGACGAGCAGGATGGTGAGGTGCTCGCTCTTTACAGCCGGCAGGTGCTGGCCGTGCAGGACCGCCAGGCCCGGGCCAGGGTGCTGAAATGGTCCGGCGAGGCGGCGGTGATGGTGGCGGCCAGCCCCCTGGCGGCGGTGGACATGCTGCTGGTGCTGTGGCGCAACCTGAAAATGATCGAGGACATCAGCCAATGTTACGGCATTCGCCTGGGGGCGCTCAGCCGGCTGCGGCTGCTGAAAAGCGTGCTGCACCACATGCTTTATGTGGGGGGGTCGGAAGCGGCCATCGACGCCGGCATGGACTTGCTGGGGCTGGAGCTGGCCGGGCGGCTGTCGGCCCGGGCCGGGCAGGGCGTGGGCGCCGGCCTGCTCACCGCGCGTCTCGGCCTGCAGACCATGGATCTGTGCCGGCCGGTGCCCTGGCAGGGCGACGAGAAAAAGCAGCTGGGCGGCATACGGCGCGCGCTGATTGACAGAGTGGTGAAACTGCTGAGTAAAAACAGGGAACCGGGAGATCGGGAGCAGGGAGTGGGGTGA
- a CDS encoding recombinase family protein, with product MTIACWRWFTLGIHKSDYTTPLVYWFTNTSLQTQSRPLLLNQLKQTMVIQMNRVYAYLRASTNEQDASRAKEQLIDFVQAQRLTVSAWFIENESGASLKRPELFRLLDVAQAGDVLLVEQVDRLSRLNANDWKALRSTIESKGIRVVALDLPTSHQLIKSGDEFTSRMLEALNGMMLDMLTAIARKDYEDRRRRQAQGIAKKKAEGGYKGRPVDMVLHGKVKELLSDGKSYNKVIALLGCSRATVAKVAKQMKETEA from the coding sequence ATGACTATCGCCTGCTGGCGCTGGTTTACATTGGGTATACACAAATCAGACTACACAACACCTCTTGTTTATTGGTTCACTAATACATCTTTACAAACCCAAAGCAGACCACTATTATTAAACCAATTAAAACAGACTATGGTGATTCAGATGAACCGTGTGTATGCCTACCTGAGAGCGTCAACCAATGAGCAGGATGCCAGCCGTGCCAAAGAGCAGTTGATTGATTTCGTACAAGCTCAAAGATTAACCGTGTCAGCATGGTTTATAGAGAATGAATCTGGTGCCAGTCTGAAACGCCCTGAGCTGTTCCGATTGCTGGATGTTGCCCAAGCAGGTGATGTGCTGCTGGTGGAACAGGTAGACCGCCTGAGCCGGTTGAACGCCAATGACTGGAAGGCGTTAAGATCCACGATTGAGAGTAAAGGAATCCGTGTAGTTGCTCTGGACTTACCGACAAGCCACCAGCTTATCAAGTCAGGAGATGAGTTCACCAGCCGAATGCTGGAAGCCCTGAACGGCATGATGTTGGATATGTTGACTGCCATTGCCCGTAAGGACTATGAAGACAGACGCAGAAGACAGGCACAAGGTATTGCCAAAAAGAAGGCTGAAGGTGGATACAAAGGTCGCCCCGTTGATATGGTGCTTCATGGCAAGGTCAAAGAATTACTGTCAGACGGGAAAAGCTACAACAAGGTTATTGCGTTATTGGGTTGCTCAAGAGCCACTGTCGCCAAAGTAGCCAAACAGATGAAGGAGACAGAAGCATGA